A genomic region of Barnesiella viscericola DSM 18177 contains the following coding sequences:
- a CDS encoding TonB-dependent receptor, with the protein MATQNASAQFTVTGIVKDKSDESPLPQVSIRLLSARDSTFVTGVSSKNDGAFSLNVTKAGNYIAAFSFLGYKTAYEPVRLAAGQARRNLGTVLLESNDILLQEAVVVGKAPEVVVKEDTVEFNADSYKTQPNSVVEDLLKKLPGVEVDSEGKITHAGKEITKILVDGKEFFSDDPKIATKNLPVDIIEKLQVVDRKSDLARLTGVDDGEEETVINLTIKEGMKHGWFGNVSGGYGLDGRYEAGAMVNRFFGDNQVTILAGSNNTNNMGFTDLGGSRFRRFGGMNGINTSHNVGVNFNVGKEEIFRVGGDVSYNNSNRNVLQRTERQNLFADSTSYYSGHNKMNDHGQNIRGNFRLRWNIDSLNTLEFRPKFAVALSRSDSYDSALTTAGDLARSRVNFSESDNFNKGTGYDLSGELIYNHKLLSRPGRSFSIQAEYKFSNTQEDGWTKALYKYYQLATDSTLDQIDDNHTWSNSYGARLTWTEPLGDVTKGRFLTFSYRFRANFNNADKYTYDVLTDPLTAMALDTVRNNDLSNSFRNDYYMHRAQVGFKQVKPTYTYDVGVAVEPSSSQSIDQINSSRNIPKRTVFNVAPYLRYRYKMGKQTSLRIDYRGSSSQPTMAQLQPVADVSDPLRVVIGNPLLKPSFKNTLRVRFNDYDQTSQRAIMAMLFGGFTTNSIISETTYDATTGGQTTTYRNVNGVWNASGMLMFTTPFRNKHWQLNSFSRLSYNNNVGYNNGLRNDAGSFNAIENLGIAFRSDYFDAELRGNYRYSLATNSMQNQRDQSTHNYGGTLNLSGYLPWSITLGTDLTYSGSAGYSAGYNTESWLWNAQASYQFLKGKNATIALKVYDILGQRNSIRRTVTGNYIQDVEYNTLNTYGLLTFTYRFNTFGDKRPDMGPGGPRGYGHPGPPPGGPGGRRPF; encoded by the coding sequence ATGGCCACACAGAACGCCAGTGCGCAGTTTACAGTTACGGGTATTGTCAAAGACAAAAGCGACGAATCGCCGTTGCCCCAGGTGAGCATACGGTTGCTCTCGGCCCGCGACAGCACGTTCGTTACCGGAGTATCGAGTAAGAACGACGGCGCGTTCTCGCTGAATGTCACCAAGGCAGGCAACTACATCGCCGCCTTCTCGTTTCTGGGCTACAAGACCGCCTACGAACCCGTGCGGCTCGCCGCCGGTCAGGCTCGCCGCAACCTGGGTACGGTTCTGCTCGAAAGCAACGACATCTTGCTGCAAGAGGCCGTTGTCGTGGGGAAAGCCCCCGAGGTAGTAGTCAAGGAAGATACTGTCGAATTCAATGCCGACTCCTACAAAACCCAACCCAACTCGGTAGTGGAAGACCTGTTGAAAAAACTGCCGGGCGTCGAGGTCGACAGCGAGGGCAAGATAACCCACGCCGGGAAAGAGATTACCAAGATTCTGGTCGACGGCAAGGAGTTTTTCTCCGACGACCCCAAGATAGCCACCAAGAACCTGCCGGTCGACATCATCGAAAAGTTGCAGGTCGTTGACCGCAAGTCCGACCTGGCCCGGCTCACCGGCGTCGACGACGGCGAAGAGGAGACCGTCATCAACCTCACCATCAAGGAGGGCATGAAGCACGGCTGGTTCGGCAACGTGTCGGGCGGATACGGCCTTGACGGCCGCTACGAGGCCGGAGCCATGGTCAACCGCTTCTTCGGTGACAATCAGGTGACCATTCTGGCCGGGTCGAACAACACCAACAACATGGGGTTCACCGACCTGGGTGGTAGCCGGTTCCGGCGATTCGGCGGCATGAACGGTATCAACACCAGCCACAACGTGGGTGTCAACTTCAACGTGGGCAAGGAGGAGATATTCCGCGTGGGCGGCGACGTGAGCTACAACAACAGCAACCGCAACGTGCTGCAACGCACCGAGCGGCAAAACCTCTTCGCCGACAGTACCTCCTATTACAGCGGCCACAACAAGATGAACGACCACGGACAGAACATACGCGGTAATTTCAGACTGCGCTGGAACATCGACTCGCTCAATACTCTCGAATTCCGACCCAAGTTTGCCGTAGCCCTCTCCCGCTCCGACAGCTACGACTCGGCCCTCACCACCGCCGGCGACCTGGCCCGCAGCAGAGTCAATTTCAGCGAGAGCGACAACTTCAACAAGGGTACCGGCTACGACCTCTCGGGTGAACTCATCTACAACCACAAGCTCCTTTCACGCCCCGGCCGGTCGTTCAGTATCCAGGCCGAATACAAGTTCAGCAACACGCAGGAGGACGGTTGGACCAAGGCGCTCTACAAATACTACCAACTGGCCACCGACAGTACCCTCGACCAGATAGACGACAACCACACGTGGAGTAACAGTTACGGTGCCCGACTCACCTGGACCGAACCGTTGGGCGACGTGACGAAGGGGCGCTTCCTTACCTTTTCCTACCGTTTCCGGGCCAATTTCAACAACGCCGACAAATACACCTACGACGTACTCACCGACCCCCTCACGGCAATGGCTCTCGACACGGTGCGCAACAACGACCTGAGCAACAGTTTCCGCAACGACTACTACATGCACCGGGCCCAGGTGGGATTCAAGCAGGTGAAACCCACCTACACCTACGATGTGGGTGTGGCCGTGGAACCCTCGTCGTCGCAATCGATCGACCAGATAAACAGCAGCCGCAACATTCCCAAACGCACCGTCTTCAACGTGGCGCCCTACCTGCGCTACCGCTACAAGATGGGCAAACAGACCTCGCTGCGCATCGACTACCGGGGCTCGTCGTCGCAACCCACGATGGCACAACTGCAACCCGTGGCCGACGTGTCGGACCCCCTGCGGGTCGTTATCGGTAACCCACTGTTGAAGCCTTCGTTCAAAAACACCCTGCGGGTGCGCTTCAACGACTATGACCAGACGAGCCAACGCGCCATCATGGCCATGCTCTTCGGCGGATTCACCACCAACAGTATCATCTCCGAGACCACCTACGATGCCACCACCGGCGGACAAACCACCACCTACCGCAACGTCAACGGCGTGTGGAACGCCTCGGGCATGTTGATGTTTACCACCCCCTTCCGCAACAAGCACTGGCAACTGAACAGTTTCAGCCGACTCAGCTACAACAACAACGTGGGTTACAACAACGGTCTGCGCAACGATGCCGGTTCGTTCAACGCCATCGAGAACCTGGGTATCGCCTTCCGCTCCGACTATTTCGATGCCGAGCTGCGGGGCAACTACCGCTACTCACTGGCCACCAACAGCATGCAGAACCAGCGTGACCAGAGCACCCACAACTACGGCGGCACCCTCAATCTGAGCGGATACTTGCCCTGGTCCATCACACTGGGCACCGACCTCACATACAGCGGCTCGGCCGGTTACTCGGCAGGCTACAACACCGAAAGCTGGTTGTGGAATGCCCAGGCTTCCTACCAGTTCCTCAAAGGGAAAAACGCCACTATCGCCCTCAAAGTGTACGACATTTTGGGACAGCGCAACAGCATACGCCGTACCGTCACGGGTAACTACATTCAAGATGTGGAATACAACACCCTCAACACCTATGGGCTGCTGACCTTCACCTACCGGTTCAACACCTTCGGTGACAAACGTCCCGACATGGGTCCCGGCGGGCCCCGCGGCTACGGACACCCCGGCCCTCCCCCGGGCGGCCCGGGCGGACGCCGTCCCTTTTGA